One stretch of Cryptococcus neoformans var. neoformans B-3501A chromosome 5, whole genome shotgun sequence DNA includes these proteins:
- a CDS encoding hypothetical protein (HMMPfam hit to RNA_pol_Rpc82, RNA polymerase III subunit RPC82, score: 95.8, E(): 1.1e-25), whose amino-acid sequence MQDRGKEAVRLCEQIVAHAFGDIVSRVASTLLNRGRLPAPTIARLSGLTPPVALSALLILMQHNLVQSNGASAKETGEDEQYEFIVEECLLRLRWGRMLAITHERVDFLAMQVVKQLMIFGKLRVPDIISGLGGDADAIRAEAITGSIIALLQNHFLQTTAPELQILESDQIARRFAANKRRLAQAQGSALLSANDITNCRLEAAHDVRTANESLRAITRVLITKPKVDKNTKRRKGGKAIEESDYVLKQDVHLRVNYDRYGVLMRNDLIVKAAEDRWNKGAGIVMRAVLDASLRDTSLLKDDRTHDPVGINSIISLIPPSSAPILLAGLGLSSKSSIPDLVRTYLSILAGEDQLTGTGAGVFLQREGSTNPGYKVEFEAICVKMREAMLSDLVREKLGDKAARVLAVVTRSSKAFETTIRDCAMLPLKDARYILAELQKLSLVETQEVPKTAAKSRANMPSSSSAEYHLWAVDLSRCYSVLLSSVYKTMGNILQRRRAEMDKKKVVLAREQRVLGLGHGQEGGRGLLQLKDQEDLAELDDTRNKLALAEMRSEMVVFVLRDLPGLPGQNAM is encoded by the exons ATGCAAGatagaggaaaagaagctgTTAGGCTGTGTGAGCAGATTGTAGCTCATGCGTTTGGGGATATTGTCTCT AGAGTCGCCTCCACTTTACTCAATAGGGGTCGTCTTCCAGCCCCAACAATCGCCAGACTTTCTGGTCTCACACCTCCTGTCGCCTTATCAGCCCTCCTCATCCTAATGCAACACAATCTCGTCCAGTCAAATGGAGCCTCAGCAAAAGAGAcgggagaagatgaacagTATGAGTTCATAGTGGAGGAGTGTCTATTAAGGTTGCGATGGGGCAGAATGTTGGCGATAACGCATGAGAGAGTGGATTTCTTG GCCATGCAAGTTGTAAAACAGCTCATGATCTTTGGTAAACTTCGAGTTCCAGACATCATCTCCGGCCTTGGCGGTGACGCTGATGCCATAC GAGCCGAAGCAATCACCGGATCTATCATCGCCCTCCTGCAAAACCACTTCTTACAGACCACCGCTCCCGAACTCCAAATCCTCGAATCCGACCAAATTGCCCGCCGCTTCGCCGCTAACAAACGCCGCCTCGCCCAAGCCCAAGGCTCGGCTCTCCTCTCTGCCAATGACATCACCAACTGCCGCCTAGAAGCCGCACACGACGTCCGTACCGCGAATGAATCACTCCGCGCCATCACCCGAGTACTCATCACCAAGCCTAAAGTCGACAAAAACACCAAGAGACGCAAGGGTGGAAAAGCAATCGAAGAATCTGACTACGTGCTTAAGCAAGATGTACATCTCAGGGTGAACTATGATCGCTACGGTGTATTGATGAGGAACGACCTTATCGTCAAAGCTGCAGAAGATCGATGGAACAAAGGCGCAGGTATCGTCATGCGCGCTGTTCTCGATGCTTCATTACGTGATACCTCTCTCCTCAAAGACGATCGTACCCATGACCCGGTCGGTATCAATTCTATCATCTCACTTATCccaccttcttccgcaCCTATCCTCCTTGCCGGTCTCGGcctttcctccaaatcATCAATCCCCGACCTAGTCCGCACATACCTCTCAATCCTTGCAGGAGAAGATCAGCTCACGGGTACGGGTGCCGGAGTTTTTTTACAGAGAGAGGGATCGACGAACCCAGGGTATAAAGTCGAATTTGAAGCGATTTGtgtgaagatgagagaagcGATGTTGAGTGATTTGGTTAGGGAAAAGTTGGGAGATAAAGCGGCACGGGTTTTGGCAGTAGTAACTCGTTCAAGCAAAGCATTTGAAACTACC ATCCGAGACTGCGCGATGCTCCCCCTCAAGGACGCGCGTTACATTCTCGCCGAACTTCAAAAACTCTCTCTCGTCGAAACCCAAGAAGTTCCGAAAACAGCCGCCAAATCCCGTGCAAACAtgccttcctcctcttctgccgAATATCACCTCTGGGCCGTCGACCTATCCCGATGTTATTCCGTACTTCTTTCGAGTGTTTACAAGACGATGGGAAATATCTTGCAAAGGCGTCGGGCGGAAATGgataagaagaaggttgtgCTTGCGAGGGAACAGAGAGTTTTAGGTCTTGGTCATGGTCAagaagggggaagaggactGTTACAGTTGAAAGATCAAGAGGACCTTGCAGAGCTGGATGATACGAGAAACAAACTCGCCTTAGCGGAAATGAGGAGTGAGATGGTAGTGTTTGTGCTGAGGGATTTACCTGGATTGCCTGGGCAGAA CGCGATGTAG
- a CDS encoding hypothetical protein (HMMPfam hit to RNA_pol_A_bac, RNA polymerase Rpb3/RpoA insert domain, score: 100.7, E(): 3.6e-27; HMMPfam hit to RNA_pol_L, RNA polymerase Rpb3/Rpb11 dimerisation domain, score: 57.9, E(): 2.8e-14), translating into MNGYYDPQQHQSTNIEIPQGPTNQPRLLLRNLNETDATFHLSGVELAYANSLRRVMMADVPTIAIDQVLFMQNTTPLADEMIAHRLGLIPLISRNVSKGLRYTRDCDCDEGCYYCMVTLRLKVTFSGNDGEQFMRVTSDMLEVVPSPGGPPPPNPYGPPPELSEEDRIIINNRDPEMGQPIGKGNPTVPPILIAKMGKGQEIDVLCKAYKGIAKHHAKWSPLSTVAFEYDPYNKLRHTTHWFETDERAEWPLSSNAAFETPPNPAEPFDYNAVPSTFYFSAESVGSIPVRSVVEQGLDLLIEGLANVVLGVQKEIGGEEEEGEDGAAADGVVGDGMGVGMGGGLVEPNIPAGIGQDQMAMAGGYGGYGSQQGYGGSW; encoded by the exons ATGAACGGATACTACGACCCCCAACAACACCAATCGACTAATATCGAGATCCCGCAAGGCCCTACGAATCAACcacgtcttctccttcgtAACCTCAATGAGACGGACGCCACTTTCCACCTTTCTGGCGTGGAGCTCGCCTATGCGAACAGTCTGAGAAGAGTTATGATGGCCGATGTGCCTACTATCG CCATCGATCAAGTCCTCTTTATGCAAAATACAACGCCTTTAGCAGACGAAATGATTGCCCACCGTTTAGGTCTCATTCCCCTTATCTCCCGTAACGTCTCGAAGGGACTTCGCTACACTCGAGACTGTGACTGTGACGAAGGATGTTATTACTGTATGGTAACTTTGAGATTAAAGGTGACTTTCAGTGGGAATGATGGAGAGCAGTTCATGAGGGTGACAAGTGATATGTTGGAAGTGGTCCCGAGTCCTGGTGGG CCCCCGCCCCCCAATCCTTATGGACCTCCACCTGAACtttcagaagaagatcgcatcatcatcaacaatcGTGATCCTGAAATGGGCCAGCCTATTGGAAAGGGAAATCCCACTGTACCTCCGATATTGATCGCAAAGATGGGCAAGGGGCAGGAGATTGATGTTTTATGCAAGGCTTATAAG GGTATCGCGAAGCACCATGCCAAATGGTCTCCCTTATCAACTGTAGCCTTTGAGTATGACCCCTATAACAAACTTCGTCATACAACGCATTGGTTCGAGACTGATG AACGTGCGGAATGGCCTCTCTCTTCAAATGCCGCGTTTGAAACCCCTCCAAATCCCGCAGAACCATTCGACTACAATGCGGTCCCGTCCACATTCTACTTCTCCGCCGAATCTGTCGGTTCCATCCCCGTCCGTTCCGTTGTCGAACAAGGTCTCGACCTTCTGATAGAGGGCCTCGCAAATGTCGTGTTGGGCGTACAGAAAGAGATTGGtggcgaagaggaagagggggaagatggagcGGCCGCAGATGGAGttgttggggatgggatgggCGTGGGCATGGGAGGGGGTTTGGTAGAACCGAATATACCTGCGGGGATAGGTCAAGATCAGATGGCCATGGCAGGTGGATACGGAGGGTACGGATCTCAGCAGGGTTATGGAGGTTCATGGTAG